From the genome of Gemmatimonas phototrophica, one region includes:
- a CDS encoding UDP-glucose dehydrogenase family protein, whose protein sequence is MNIAMIGTGYVGLVSGACFAEFGSTVTCVDLNAEKIERLLRGEIPIYEPGLDDLVQKGIKSGRLRFTTNLPEAVGEADAVFLAVGTPSRRGDGHADLRFVEAAAMDVARALRGYTVVVTKSTVPVGTGRRVADLIKETNPQADFDVASNPEFLREGSAIGDFMRPDRVVIGCETDRAREVLRELYRPLFLLETPIVMTSLETAELTKYAANAFLATKITFINEVADLCEKLGADVGDVARGMGLDGRIGKKFLHAGPGYGGSCFPKDTLALARTAQEAGSPVRLVETVVQINDRRKGAMAGRIMAACGGSVRGKTIGVLGVAFKPNTDDMRDAPSLSIVPALQDAGATVRAYDPAAMHEAEPLLPGVTWCGNAYEAAKGADAVALITEWNEFRGLDLERLGGVMTQKIFVDLRNVYGPSAMREQGFVYRSIGRQ, encoded by the coding sequence ATGAACATCGCCATGATCGGCACCGGATACGTTGGACTGGTATCTGGCGCCTGCTTTGCCGAGTTCGGATCCACGGTCACCTGTGTTGATCTGAACGCCGAGAAGATTGAGCGCCTGCTGCGCGGGGAAATCCCCATTTACGAGCCGGGACTGGACGATCTGGTGCAGAAGGGGATCAAGAGCGGCCGCCTACGCTTTACCACCAATCTGCCGGAGGCCGTTGGCGAGGCCGATGCGGTGTTCCTGGCGGTGGGCACCCCCAGTCGCCGTGGTGACGGTCATGCCGATCTGCGCTTCGTGGAGGCCGCAGCCATGGACGTGGCGCGGGCGCTGCGTGGCTACACGGTCGTGGTCACCAAGAGCACGGTGCCGGTGGGTACGGGGCGCCGAGTGGCGGATCTCATCAAGGAAACCAACCCGCAGGCAGATTTTGATGTGGCCTCCAACCCGGAGTTCCTGCGGGAAGGCTCGGCCATTGGCGACTTCATGCGCCCGGACCGGGTGGTGATTGGCTGCGAAACCGATCGCGCGCGTGAGGTGCTACGCGAGCTGTATCGCCCGCTGTTTTTGCTGGAAACGCCCATTGTGATGACCAGCCTGGAGACGGCGGAGCTCACCAAGTACGCCGCCAACGCGTTTCTGGCCACCAAGATCACGTTCATCAACGAGGTGGCCGACCTCTGTGAAAAGCTGGGCGCCGATGTGGGTGACGTGGCACGTGGCATGGGGTTGGACGGGCGCATTGGCAAGAAGTTCCTGCACGCGGGCCCGGGCTACGGCGGGAGCTGTTTCCCCAAGGACACGCTGGCCCTCGCGCGTACGGCGCAAGAGGCCGGGTCGCCGGTGCGGCTGGTGGAAACGGTGGTGCAGATCAACGATCGACGGAAGGGCGCCATGGCGGGGCGCATCATGGCCGCCTGCGGCGGCAGCGTGCGCGGCAAGACCATTGGCGTGCTAGGGGTAGCCTTCAAGCCCAACACCGACGACATGCGTGATGCACCCAGTCTATCCATTGTTCCAGCATTGCAGGATGCCGGGGCTACGGTAAGGGCGTATGATCCCGCGGCCATGCACGAAGCGGAGCCACTGCTGCCGGGCGTTACATGGTGTGGGAACGCCTACGAGGCCGCCAAAGGGGCGGATGCGGTAGCATTGATAACAGAGTGGAACGAATTCCGCGGACTCGATTTGGAACGGCTGGGTGGCGTCATGACACAAAAGATCTTTGTGGATCTGCGTAACGTATATGGACCGAGTGCAATGCGTGAGCAAGGCTTCGTGTATCGCAGTATCGGACGCCAGTAA
- a CDS encoding VanZ family protein — MKNVQRLTLIFGVVMIIVATLLPFGGMPAALIPPRWCVRCGGLWLTDAISNVVLFVPLGIALALRGWRWWRVALAALIGSVFVESMQAIGLPPGRSAAVADLITNTLGGLLGVPLLNGWRAQRELTSVSAARLSIGWTVLTITVFTLTTLALGPRESTPNTTDAFATSVSPFEHVPGHPWYEGINDSAFVDTAHFTKGWSGPFISQVNRELTPLHAGVTVRQTDPSWERTPLLFVHLPNDSAALLMIAKHGNNAQLLVSRRAWDWGLAFPVADVPNAFANRSLKDPRPLSFIATATSDALRIESRGAFAGSGTVRLSPILGWALIQTIVTVQSPLAPALLAGWLFALLAPVGWWSVKSERRWMGASACLAVLGSLVALPWWKQVHALTVAELLLVCSCMGAGALLALLHRKRQLSHGARRESPAAVH, encoded by the coding sequence GTGAAGAATGTTCAGAGACTGACCCTCATTTTCGGCGTGGTCATGATTATCGTGGCCACGCTGTTGCCGTTTGGGGGGATGCCGGCGGCGCTGATTCCGCCGCGGTGGTGTGTGCGCTGTGGTGGACTATGGCTGACCGATGCCATCAGCAATGTGGTGTTGTTTGTGCCCTTGGGTATTGCGCTGGCGTTGCGCGGATGGCGTTGGTGGCGGGTGGCGCTCGCAGCACTGATTGGCTCGGTATTCGTGGAGAGCATGCAGGCGATTGGGCTTCCACCGGGGCGATCGGCGGCGGTGGCCGATCTCATTACCAACACACTCGGCGGATTGCTGGGTGTCCCACTTCTGAATGGGTGGCGTGCGCAACGTGAGCTGACCTCAGTTTCGGCAGCCCGGCTAAGCATTGGCTGGACGGTACTGACCATTACGGTCTTCACGCTCACCACGCTGGCACTCGGCCCTCGCGAGAGTACGCCAAACACCACCGACGCCTTTGCCACGTCAGTCAGCCCCTTTGAGCATGTCCCCGGGCATCCATGGTACGAGGGGATCAATGATTCGGCGTTTGTGGACACCGCGCACTTCACAAAAGGATGGAGCGGTCCGTTCATTTCGCAGGTGAACCGCGAGCTCACCCCGCTGCACGCTGGGGTCACGGTACGACAGACTGACCCGTCGTGGGAGCGCACGCCCTTGTTGTTTGTGCATTTGCCAAACGACAGCGCAGCACTGCTCATGATTGCCAAACATGGCAACAATGCACAATTGCTGGTCAGCCGTCGCGCGTGGGACTGGGGGCTGGCATTTCCGGTGGCGGATGTACCAAATGCATTCGCCAACCGGTCTCTGAAAGATCCGCGACCGCTTTCGTTTATCGCAACGGCCACCAGCGATGCGTTGCGAATTGAATCACGCGGAGCATTTGCCGGCTCGGGCACGGTACGTCTTTCGCCCATCCTAGGCTGGGCGCTGATTCAGACAATCGTAACCGTGCAGTCTCCGTTGGCGCCTGCGCTGCTGGCCGGCTGGCTGTTTGCGCTGCTGGCGCCTGTTGGCTGGTGGAGCGTGAAATCGGAACGGCGCTGGATGGGCGCAAGCGCATGCCTCGCCGTGTTAGGGTCGCTCGTGGCCCTGCCGTGGTGGAAGCAGGTACACGCGCTCACAGTGGCAGAGCTGTTACTCGTGTGCAGCTGCATGGGAGCCGGAGCGTTGCTTGCTTTGTTACATCGTAAACGGCAGCTTTCGCACGGGGCTCGACGCGAGAGTCCCGCTGCCGTTCATTGA
- a CDS encoding serine hydrolase domain-containing protein, translating to MSALLPVNEFSSLAQRMTAKPEQPFGMPGVSLGIRTFEGKSIAIHSGTDNRGTRLGFDSLFCLSSASKLVVALLILELIDLGRLSPESTLSDVLPSCSESLKAVTIAQLLSHRGGLPQALTENQLPYDERLSHERIRAACLHVHSAPSDRVNYSDVGYGLLALIVEAKWEDTFESVIQTRINSLLGTTLVMEKADSSRVVRVVGVNATVVSDELAPINSQFWRNLALPWAGVFGTLDDIMTVALQFSSAGAMLSPKVRILALQDPDGGQLSGGLCEVGAHLGIAHSASVEWLECPWGLGPELRGSKAPHWAPREASPQSFGHVGTSGVLVWCDPEAKRVWAMAGTRYTATGWLFRYGPTFGRLAMNATPQP from the coding sequence ATGTCGGCACTTCTTCCTGTCAACGAGTTCTCCAGTCTCGCGCAGCGGATGACCGCGAAGCCTGAGCAACCATTCGGGATGCCGGGTGTTTCGCTTGGCATTCGGACATTCGAAGGGAAAAGCATAGCAATTCATTCCGGGACTGATAACCGGGGAACTCGACTGGGATTCGACTCGCTGTTCTGTCTTTCTTCTGCGTCGAAGCTGGTGGTAGCTTTGCTGATACTTGAATTAATTGATCTGGGAAGACTTTCACCTGAGTCTACCCTATCGGATGTCCTGCCAAGTTGCTCCGAATCACTTAAGGCAGTCACTATTGCTCAGTTGCTATCACACCGCGGAGGACTTCCACAAGCCCTTACTGAAAACCAACTGCCCTACGATGAGCGGCTATCCCACGAGAGAATTAGGGCTGCCTGCCTTCACGTGCATAGTGCGCCTTCTGACCGAGTAAACTATAGCGATGTGGGGTACGGCTTGCTGGCATTAATAGTGGAGGCGAAATGGGAAGATACATTTGAGTCAGTAATTCAGACGCGTATCAATTCTCTGCTCGGCACTACTCTTGTGATGGAGAAGGCAGATTCATCACGCGTCGTTCGTGTCGTGGGCGTGAATGCCACCGTTGTAAGCGATGAGCTGGCACCGATAAACTCCCAGTTTTGGCGCAACTTGGCGCTTCCTTGGGCTGGCGTATTTGGCACCCTTGACGATATCATGACCGTCGCGCTTCAGTTTTCGAGTGCTGGGGCAATGCTATCTCCGAAGGTGCGGATCCTAGCTTTACAGGACCCTGACGGAGGTCAACTTAGCGGAGGACTTTGCGAGGTTGGCGCGCATCTGGGTATTGCTCATTCAGCCTCGGTTGAGTGGCTGGAGTGTCCGTGGGGACTCGGGCCAGAGTTGCGGGGGTCGAAGGCACCTCACTGGGCTCCGAGAGAGGCGTCCCCGCAATCGTTCGGGCACGTTGGAACGAGTGGTGTACTTGTGTGGTGCGATCCGGAGGCCAAACGCGTTTGGGCGATGGCTGGCACTCGGTATACCGCAACTGGCTGGTTGTTCAGATATGGTCCGACCTTTGGACGACTGGCGATGAATGCAACGCCTCAGCCCTGA
- a CDS encoding acyl carrier protein yields the protein MQPVIEQVIADALRVPVDVVVDTLHYQKHPQWDSANHVALIGALEDAYGFFIEDTDIPTLHSVAAIRNYVERNSLR from the coding sequence ATGCAGCCCGTTATTGAACAGGTAATTGCCGACGCCTTGCGTGTGCCGGTGGATGTTGTGGTCGACACACTCCACTACCAGAAGCACCCTCAATGGGACTCAGCCAATCATGTTGCGCTTATCGGTGCCCTCGAAGATGCCTATGGTTTCTTCATCGAGGATACCGACATTCCAACGCTCCATTCCGTGGCAGCAATACGTAACTATGTCGAGCGAAACTCTCTACGCTGA
- a CDS encoding glycosyltransferase, producing the protein MANLPIRVVHLSYQLDSGGAESLQREFSRHADSRYSLAFVALTRSGRAGEWLEEQGREVIALNKPSGFSLRMIATLARVLKRLGAQVLHTHDNSPMIYGSIAARLAGVGTVVHTRHHGRLPPNQQQEVRMAARISPLVNAVCCVSEDSRREALLEGIGDKRLFTVYNGIDTSRFATAPADTVASGPAVSVSCLRPDKNTESLLRATQRIVREAPDFRLVIAGDGPLDRVAMLKRMCSELALDQYVTFLGWTEDVPALLRTAGMMILPSTREGVSVALLEAMSCGIPTIATAVGGNVEVIADNESGLLVPANDHEALAAAMLRLHRDPTRRIEMGTAGRTRVETVFGIRRMVRDYERLYDRFLGL; encoded by the coding sequence ATGGCGAATCTCCCAATACGCGTTGTTCACCTCTCGTATCAGCTCGATTCCGGAGGAGCGGAATCCCTGCAGCGGGAATTTTCCCGTCACGCCGATTCCCGGTATTCGCTGGCATTTGTGGCGCTCACCCGCTCCGGCCGCGCGGGAGAATGGCTCGAGGAGCAGGGACGCGAAGTTATTGCCCTCAACAAGCCTTCCGGATTCAGCCTTCGGATGATTGCCACACTGGCGCGGGTCTTGAAGCGACTCGGTGCCCAGGTGCTGCATACTCACGACAATTCCCCCATGATTTATGGGAGCATTGCCGCGCGACTGGCCGGTGTTGGTACGGTGGTTCATACGCGCCACCATGGTCGACTGCCGCCCAACCAGCAGCAGGAAGTACGCATGGCAGCCAGAATCAGCCCGCTGGTGAATGCGGTGTGTTGCGTGTCTGAGGATAGCCGGCGCGAGGCCCTGCTGGAGGGCATTGGCGACAAGCGGCTGTTCACCGTGTACAATGGTATCGACACCAGCCGGTTCGCCACCGCACCGGCTGACACCGTGGCATCCGGACCTGCTGTTTCGGTGAGCTGCCTGCGCCCGGACAAGAACACCGAAAGCCTGCTCAGGGCCACACAACGTATAGTTCGCGAGGCCCCCGACTTCCGGTTGGTCATTGCCGGCGATGGCCCGTTGGACCGGGTAGCCATGTTGAAGCGCATGTGCTCGGAGCTGGCACTCGACCAGTACGTAACTTTCCTTGGCTGGACTGAAGACGTACCCGCTCTCCTGCGCACGGCTGGCATGATGATTCTGCCCTCTACCCGCGAGGGGGTCTCGGTCGCGTTGCTTGAAGCGATGTCATGTGGCATTCCCACCATTGCCACTGCTGTCGGTGGCAACGTGGAAGTCATTGCCGACAACGAATCGGGATTGCTGGTACCCGCCAATGACCACGAGGCACTGGCGGCGGCCATGCTCCGGCTACACAGGGACCCCACCCGACGTATCGAGATGGGGACAGCTGGCCGCACGCGAGTGGAAACTGTGTTTGGCATACGGCGCATGGTGCGCGATTACGAGCGACTCTACGACCGCTTTCTTGGCCTATGA
- a CDS encoding amino acid adenylation domain-containing protein: MCPHCIPRTIPAPPPSAQLAPATLAQVVEATAAEHGDRPAIQLGTRIIGYAELTDLASRWAHALCDRAPGARRIGVLGSRSVESYAGALAASWAGACFVPLNPRLHRERLARVIRLAQLDAVIVEPEWEGLLNNLRAELMPALPVLWPSDAMEYHPIPAATAESSDLAYLLFTSGTTGAPKGVGVTNANVLAYLANARARYPFASNDRFSQMFEQSFDVSIFDLFVAWSCGACVVGIPAEQLIAPASYIENEALTVFSAVPSVLSLMRRRRALRPGRFPAVRYSMFIGEALSVENAEVWAAATPNSLVENHYGPTEVTVICFAHVWRSANPTWPGRIVPIGAPFPGNYVTVVNERGLAVTPGDAGELWIAGSQTVPGYWNDEELTERKFVTQRCSDGVDRLFYRTGDLVKELPGGELAFLSRVDDQLKVMGRRIEPGEIEAVLRTIPGVTDAVVVGWPIEDGQPVALTAFVCNEASEHGRALSAADIMTASAARLEAVFVPRYVLFVESFPLNANGKVDRNALFSTLSGSVGRAGSSPIPQSS, from the coding sequence ATGTGCCCTCACTGCATTCCCCGAACGATCCCTGCCCCGCCGCCGTCGGCCCAACTCGCGCCAGCCACCCTGGCGCAGGTTGTTGAGGCTACAGCAGCCGAACATGGGGACCGACCGGCGATACAGCTTGGCACGCGCATAATCGGCTATGCAGAACTGACCGACTTAGCTTCTCGTTGGGCACATGCACTGTGCGATCGAGCGCCGGGGGCACGACGAATAGGAGTCTTGGGGAGCCGATCCGTTGAGAGCTACGCCGGTGCTTTGGCGGCGTCATGGGCTGGCGCGTGTTTTGTGCCGCTCAACCCACGCCTCCATCGTGAGCGACTCGCGCGGGTCATTCGGCTAGCACAATTGGACGCCGTGATCGTGGAGCCGGAGTGGGAAGGACTGCTAAATAACCTTCGCGCCGAACTGATGCCCGCGCTCCCCGTGTTGTGGCCCTCCGATGCGATGGAATACCACCCTATCCCGGCGGCTACGGCCGAATCGTCAGATCTGGCATACCTTCTCTTCACCTCAGGTACGACTGGTGCCCCCAAAGGGGTGGGAGTCACCAACGCCAACGTATTGGCTTATCTGGCAAACGCCCGCGCGCGGTACCCGTTTGCGTCCAATGATCGCTTCTCTCAGATGTTTGAGCAGTCGTTTGATGTGTCCATTTTCGACCTGTTCGTGGCTTGGTCTTGCGGCGCCTGCGTAGTAGGAATCCCGGCTGAACAGCTCATCGCACCGGCATCCTACATTGAAAACGAGGCACTTACAGTCTTTTCGGCGGTTCCGTCGGTGCTGTCGCTAATGCGTCGGCGGCGTGCATTACGGCCCGGGCGCTTTCCTGCCGTTCGCTACTCAATGTTTATCGGTGAGGCCTTGTCGGTTGAAAATGCGGAGGTCTGGGCCGCTGCAACGCCAAACAGCCTCGTTGAGAATCATTACGGCCCAACCGAAGTAACGGTCATCTGCTTTGCTCACGTGTGGCGTTCTGCTAATCCCACCTGGCCCGGTCGAATCGTTCCAATTGGGGCGCCCTTCCCGGGGAATTATGTGACGGTGGTAAATGAAAGAGGGCTTGCAGTAACTCCCGGCGACGCAGGGGAGTTGTGGATTGCCGGTAGCCAGACCGTCCCAGGGTATTGGAACGATGAGGAGCTTACGGAACGGAAGTTCGTGACCCAGCGCTGCAGCGATGGCGTTGATCGTCTTTTCTATCGGACTGGCGATCTGGTCAAGGAGCTACCTGGCGGAGAACTCGCGTTCCTGAGCCGCGTGGATGATCAGCTCAAAGTGATGGGGCGCCGAATAGAGCCTGGTGAAATTGAGGCCGTTCTGCGAACTATTCCGGGAGTAACGGATGCCGTCGTTGTTGGCTGGCCAATCGAGGACGGACAACCGGTAGCCTTGACGGCTTTCGTTTGCAACGAAGCATCAGAACATGGTCGCGCGTTATCAGCGGCGGATATCATGACGGCCTCCGCTGCACGACTCGAAGCCGTGTTTGTCCCCCGGTACGTACTCTTTGTGGAAAGCTTCCCGCTCAATGCAAACGGAAAGGTTGACAGGAACGCCTTATTCTCCACGTTATCAGGCAGCGTTGGTCGTGCGGGTAGTTCCCCCATTCCACAGAGTAGCTGA
- a CDS encoding formyltransferase family protein — translation MRAAAAWLERAQDATSDGGIVGRYSLRNGWSSSYPETTGYLVPTLLALATSLNAPRFVERAKRAIDFLLTVQLPSGAFPGGEVHENTSVPSVFNTGQILNGLQAWHAHSHDQRVLDAAIRAAEWLCTVQDTDGAWRQHIYNGLVTTYTTHASCWLAEFGQYTAEPRYVRAAERHMDWALSHQDAETGWIDLMGFSPDDHRARQGVTHTIAYTLWGVLATAEVCGRTDAIAAVTKAAEGILRRVELSGTLPGILNRNWRKASDFTCLTGNAQMALIFLRLYSGDNDPRKLNVALRLIDAVCGAQQLDHGNPGVRGGIAGSFPVWGSYIYASLPNWAAKFFIDAVLMAERALAKVPNREPSPVEIPEHIPRALPEVVAATGSAPLRMVMLASPYVHKVTQMVETWRSLGIRPVAVLIEAPAAKSRQERLLTRARDDGFEPILARLRGKSGPSWPLGDAEDWETDVKAYCTREDIPFTTVSSLSEPEALQFIRSQTPDVLVHAGAGLLRAPLLEIPRLGTINAHMGQLPWFRGMNVTEWAIFSKAQVGCTVHLIDPGIDTGDILCVRNVDVQGARSLADARKRVDAAQVQLLGEVLAFTARSGMLPPRFSQQVAQGRQYFRMHPKLRAIMDAEMRTVVTSS, via the coding sequence ATGCGCGCCGCTGCTGCGTGGCTTGAGCGCGCGCAGGATGCCACGTCTGATGGCGGCATTGTCGGGCGATACAGCCTCCGCAATGGATGGTCGTCATCGTATCCTGAAACGACGGGATATCTGGTACCTACACTCTTGGCGCTGGCCACATCGCTCAATGCGCCTCGATTTGTGGAACGCGCCAAGCGCGCCATTGATTTCCTGCTGACGGTCCAGCTGCCAAGCGGTGCGTTCCCTGGCGGAGAGGTCCACGAGAACACCAGCGTGCCATCGGTCTTCAATACCGGGCAGATTCTCAATGGCTTACAGGCATGGCACGCGCACTCGCACGACCAACGTGTGCTGGATGCGGCAATACGTGCGGCAGAGTGGCTTTGTACGGTGCAGGATACTGACGGCGCCTGGCGGCAGCATATCTACAATGGCCTGGTCACCACTTACACGACACACGCCTCCTGCTGGCTCGCGGAGTTTGGCCAATACACGGCCGAGCCGAGATATGTGCGTGCTGCGGAGCGGCACATGGATTGGGCGCTCAGTCATCAGGACGCTGAGACCGGATGGATTGATCTCATGGGGTTCTCACCGGACGACCATCGTGCAAGGCAAGGGGTCACGCACACGATTGCCTACACGTTATGGGGGGTGCTGGCAACGGCGGAAGTCTGTGGCCGCACCGATGCCATTGCTGCTGTTACCAAGGCCGCTGAGGGCATCCTGCGTCGTGTCGAGCTGTCCGGGACATTGCCCGGCATTCTGAACCGTAATTGGCGTAAGGCGTCTGATTTCACATGCCTGACAGGTAACGCGCAGATGGCACTGATCTTTCTGCGTCTCTATAGCGGCGACAATGATCCAAGAAAACTCAACGTGGCCTTGCGACTCATCGATGCCGTCTGCGGGGCACAGCAGCTTGACCATGGCAATCCCGGTGTCCGCGGCGGAATCGCAGGGTCGTTCCCTGTCTGGGGCAGCTATATCTACGCGTCGCTGCCAAACTGGGCAGCCAAATTTTTCATTGATGCCGTGCTCATGGCCGAGCGTGCGCTGGCAAAGGTGCCCAACAGAGAGCCGTCGCCCGTCGAAATCCCAGAACACATTCCACGCGCGCTACCCGAGGTGGTGGCTGCGACGGGGAGCGCGCCACTGCGAATGGTGATGTTGGCATCGCCGTATGTGCACAAGGTGACGCAAATGGTGGAAACGTGGCGCTCGCTGGGTATTCGCCCCGTTGCCGTGCTCATTGAAGCACCCGCAGCCAAGAGTCGGCAGGAGCGGCTGCTCACGCGTGCTCGTGACGATGGCTTTGAGCCAATACTCGCACGCCTGCGTGGAAAGTCAGGGCCATCGTGGCCGCTAGGTGATGCGGAAGATTGGGAAACGGATGTGAAAGCCTACTGTACCCGCGAGGACATCCCATTTACTACCGTATCGTCATTGTCGGAGCCGGAGGCATTGCAGTTCATTCGCTCCCAAACTCCCGATGTGCTTGTCCATGCGGGCGCGGGGCTCTTGCGCGCTCCCCTTTTGGAAATCCCCCGCTTGGGCACCATCAATGCCCACATGGGGCAACTCCCGTGGTTCAGGGGCATGAACGTCACGGAGTGGGCCATATTCTCCAAGGCGCAGGTGGGCTGCACGGTGCATCTCATAGATCCCGGTATTGATACGGGCGACATTCTGTGCGTGCGTAATGTGGACGTGCAGGGGGCACGCTCTCTCGCGGATGCCCGGAAGCGTGTCGACGCGGCGCAGGTGCAACTGCTTGGAGAGGTACTCGCGTTTACTGCGCGGTCCGGTATGCTCCCTCCCCGCTTTTCTCAGCAGGTAGCGCAGGGCCGCCAGTACTTCCGCATGCACCCCAAGCTGCGTGCGATCATGGACGCGGAAATGCGCACGGTGGTAACGTCGTCATAG
- a CDS encoding acyl-CoA dehydrogenase family protein, which translates to MTAPNFELSRPPLTLLSEEEELFRAAVADLAETEVRPRVRAMEDAGRIDPALTAKFVELGLMGIELPEEHGGAGGSLMMVAIAVEELSKVDASAAIQVDVQNTLVNYPLYRYGNAEQRARILPRMAAGAIGAYALSEPGSGSDAFGLATRAEKTDGGWLLNGSKAWITNGGEAEVFVVFANTRPDMGYKGITAFIVERGAAGFTVGKKEHKLGICASSTTSLHFENTFVSDANVLGEVGTGYKIAIETLNEGRIGIGAQMIGVAQGALSAAVAHLKERKQFGRALAEFQGIQFQVAQAATELEAARLMVYNAARLKDAGQDIAREGAMAKLYSSQMAERATSLCVELFGGYGYTREYPVEKFYRDAKIGTIYEGTSNMQLQTIAKAVLR; encoded by the coding sequence ATGACCGCGCCCAATTTCGAGCTCTCCCGTCCCCCGCTCACCCTGCTCTCCGAAGAGGAAGAGCTGTTCCGCGCGGCCGTGGCCGATCTGGCGGAAACGGAAGTGCGGCCACGTGTTCGTGCCATGGAGGACGCGGGCCGAATAGATCCCGCCCTGACCGCGAAATTCGTGGAGCTCGGCCTCATGGGCATTGAGCTCCCCGAAGAACATGGCGGCGCCGGCGGCTCACTCATGATGGTGGCCATTGCGGTGGAAGAGCTCAGCAAGGTGGATGCGAGCGCCGCCATTCAGGTGGACGTGCAGAACACGCTCGTGAACTACCCGCTGTACCGCTACGGCAACGCCGAACAGCGCGCGCGCATTCTGCCGCGCATGGCCGCGGGCGCCATTGGTGCCTACGCGTTGTCAGAGCCGGGCTCTGGCTCCGATGCGTTTGGCTTGGCCACGCGCGCCGAGAAGACCGATGGTGGTTGGCTGCTGAACGGGTCGAAGGCGTGGATCACCAACGGCGGTGAAGCGGAAGTATTTGTGGTGTTTGCCAACACCCGCCCCGACATGGGCTACAAGGGCATTACCGCATTCATTGTGGAGCGCGGCGCAGCCGGCTTTACCGTAGGCAAGAAGGAGCACAAGCTGGGCATCTGCGCCTCGAGCACCACGTCGCTGCACTTCGAGAATACGTTCGTGAGTGATGCAAACGTGCTGGGCGAAGTGGGCACCGGGTACAAGATTGCCATTGAGACGCTGAACGAAGGGCGCATTGGCATTGGGGCACAGATGATTGGCGTGGCCCAGGGTGCTCTCTCGGCGGCCGTGGCACATCTCAAGGAGCGCAAGCAGTTTGGCCGAGCGCTGGCGGAGTTTCAGGGCATCCAGTTTCAGGTGGCGCAGGCGGCCACGGAGCTGGAGGCCGCGCGTCTCATGGTGTACAACGCCGCGCGCCTCAAGGATGCGGGTCAGGATATTGCGCGCGAAGGCGCCATGGCCAAGCTGTATTCGTCGCAGATGGCGGAGCGCGCGACGTCGTTGTGCGTGGAGCTCTTTGGTGGCTACGGCTACACGCGCGAGTATCCGGTGGAGAAGTTCTACCGGGACGCGAAAATTGGCACGATTTACGAAGGGACGAGCAATATGCAGTTGCAGACGATTGCGAAGGCGGTGCTGCGGTGA